Part of the Sarcophilus harrisii chromosome X, mSarHar1.11, whole genome shotgun sequence genome is shown below.
gtgtgtgtgcctatctctctgtatctctctcctcctcccccttctgtCTTTCTCCCAGTCTATTAAAACCTCCAggtatttttcacatttttcaagAGTAACCAACTGGATCAGAAAAGTAATCTGGACAATTAGTTTGCTTAGAATTTCCTCCCAGCCAAGTTTCCTCCAGTTTATACCTAGTCAAAATTGTAAATTCATATTCTCCCTTTGAAATTTGATCTGATTAGATTAAATCTCTTAAAACTTTatctggagggagagagagagtttaTAGGGAGCAGGCTGAAGAGGAAATATTCaaaaactccccccaaaattcAAACTCGGGTTTTGACAATGTCTCATTATACAGCAAGACTTCTCACCCGTACTATCAGGGCCTACAGCCAAAGCCGGTCCACCCAAATCCTTAAGCAGGAGACCCCCTGCTGCTGCCCATCCCCCCTTCGTTCCCATTCCGTAGGTATAACTGCCCCTCTGCTTGCTTGCTATAGACTCCCACCCTTATTCACAAGACCCTGGAGAACTCCCACCTCTCCCAAAATTTCCTAATCTAGCAACTGGGAAGTACCTTCCTCTAAATCCTCTCAGGAGGCCTAGCTGATGAATAAACTGATGTGTTGTTCCCTTATCCTCCCCCACCTTCCCTTCCCTTGGTATTGTGTCCATGGACTTAAGTAATTATCTAGAAATATTTGCTCTAtttattcatatgtgtgtgtatatcgaCTTATTTATTTGTGACCGAAGGGGAGAAGTTGGGCAAAAGGCCAGAGAAAACACTAAAAATTGTCAAGGGCAATTTTTGATATTGTGTCTTTCAAAATCCCTATGgaatagaaaaagttttatttttcatgtccCTCTCACATTGAGTTTCTTCccctacctccccccccccatttactTTTTAATACAAATGGATGGCCAATCTGTCTCCTTTAACTGGGCCTCATTTAAAAGAGACCCAAACTGACCAAAACAGTGACCAAAACAGTGACCAAAACATTCCAGTCACTGGCAGCTACTTTTGAGAAATTACCTTGACCCCATTGTCTATGCTGGGAGCCAATCAGGGAGCTTGGAATGAACAGCATCACTGCCCTCAAAAAATATCACCATGGTTTCAGGGTTGTGTTGCGTTCTAGATTTTTGCCACCAGGATAAAGGAAGGTTGCCCACTGCTGCTAGGCTCATTTTGGACTAGACAGAGCAGTGAATGTTACAGGTTGAAATGTTTTGATGGACAACTTAGCTTAATGGCAAATTATTCTACTGAGGACAAAGTGAGAGTTAAAATTGAACCCTCAGTAGATACATTAAATTCTGAAGAACCATTTCAAAGGGTTACTCCCCTTTTAAATGACCAGAGAGGGTCAAGAATTTCTGGGCAACAGGGAAGAAGACAAGCATCCCAAGCCATGAATCGAGAACCGACCCTTCCTGCCAGGGAGTCTACCAGCCAGGCCCCAGATCAGGCGGAAGTTAATGAGCTTCTCTGCCTGTCTTTTccaaaaaaactttggaaaataGTCAATAGTGATCATTTTAAGTCCATCTATTGGAATGAGAATGGAGACAGTGTGGTCATTAAAGAAGAGCTTTTTCAACGAGAGATTTTGGATAGGAAAGGATTAATAAGGATTTTTGAAACAGCTAGCCTAAAAAGTTTTGTTCGACAGCTTAATCTGTATGGATTCTCTAAAATTCGAGTCAATTTGCCTTCAACACACCAGGACCAGGGGACTGAAAACATCATGGTAAAGTAGTAAAAGCTTAGTTGGTATAATTTGTGTTAAATAATTTAAGTTTTTGTAAAAAGTAAATGTTAGACAATGCTTAGTTTACATAAAGTATCATTCTAGATGTTTTCAATTAtctaacataaatatatatataaaacatatactatataaccatattatatcacattatatattatacattgttattatattatattatattatattttatatatataactattatattatatgtaaaatataatatataatacatattgttacacaattattatattatatatcccattctattatattttatatgattattctagtatatattatcttattatataacataatcaCTATATTTTATTAGCTATTATGTAAACATAACTAAAATAACAAAAGTACCAAGagcctagtttctttcaaaaggATAGTCATTTATTGTCAATGAAACATTTCATGATATGAAAGTTTTTAACACAGAAAGTAGAAAGATAGAGTTTTTCCCTACTCAATAGAATTGGGCTAATCTCATAGCACAGGATGAAAGGATAGTAAGATGAAAGGTGGTTTATTTTTACCTGGAAACTCAATAGTAGCcataaaaatggcaaaatgagATCCTTGTGGGCTTATGGCTAATTGTGAAGacctaaaatttgattttttcttcgcAGGTCTACCGTAGCACCAACTTTAAGAGAGACTGCCCTCATCTGCTtcagagaatgaaaagaagagtAGGTATTCGAAGACGGGCATCATCAAACTCTGCCTCCCCTCTTCTCAAAAGAAAGCGAGCCCGTGTCTCAAAAAGAAAGCTTTCCTTCAGGGGGTCAAGAAAGACCCATCGTAGCAGACGAGTAAAAGCTAAGAAGGGGAAGAAGGCCAAGAAATCTCGCCACCCCCGGAAGAAGCGCCAAGGGTATTCCACTCCCCCAGAATGGCCAGCAGAGGGTCCCTCTAGTCACCCCAGACAAAATGCACCCCAGGTTCAGTCCGGGGAGAGCTCAAACAACAACGGTTTCAATCCTTTTTTATCTCAGGAAGCAGCTATGCCCACAGATTCTTCCTTTATGGGAATGCTGATACCAACGCTGTATAATGATTTCATGTCCCTGAATAGTCAGATTGCCACTTTAATGTCTTTTTACAATCCATGGTTTGCTATGTGCATGGCTGCGGCTTCTACATCCGGCGCAGTGCCCGAGCCCAGAGGGGATAATGATGATGACGAGCAGGTATCATCTTCAGCTCAGCATTGCCCCATGTGCAACTGCTGCTACAACGAGAATGTAGCTAAGCCCGGGACCCCCAACAGCCCCGAGAGCTCTTCTGACTAAAATTACAGTTTGTAATGAATACAATgaccctatttttctctttaataaaaatcT
Proteins encoded:
- the LOC100933692 gene encoding heat shock transcription factor, X-linked member 3-like, which codes for MANYSTEDKVRVKIEPSVDTLNSEEPFQRVTPLLNDQRGSRISGQQGRRQASQAMNREPTLPARESTSQAPDQAEVNELLCLSFPKKLWKIVNSDHFKSIYWNENGDSVVIKEELFQREILDRKGLIRIFETASLKSFVRQLNLYGFSKIRVNLPSTHQDQGTENIMVYRSTNFKRDCPHLLQRMKRRVGIRRRASSNSASPLLKRKRARVSKRKLSFRGSRKTHRSRRVKAKKGKKAKKSRHPRKKRQGYSTPPEWPAEGPSSHPRQNAPQVQSGESSNNNGFNPFLSQEAAMPTDSSFMGMLIPTLYNDFMSLNSQIATLMSFYNPWFAMCMAAASTSGAVPEPRGDNDDDEQVSSSAQHCPMCNCCYNENVAKPGTPNSPESSSD